Proteins found in one Hyla sarda isolate aHylSar1 chromosome 7, aHylSar1.hap1, whole genome shotgun sequence genomic segment:
- the LOC130283155 gene encoding cholesterol 25-hydroxylase-like protein — MNCSVQAQLPDFSSWGEKTESGSVLLQPIWDFVRSKEHLVRSPLYPVIFSFTVYMFFCLPYLALDALCHQIPALKKYQVQPKSRPTLAMVLYCLAHTVYSHLVYIFPLSVAYLCWRPVYLPLVAPKLHRIILDIIACLLLFDFQYFAWHLLHHKIPWLYKTFHKMHHKYTATFVLATQYSSAWEMLSLGFFANVSPILLNCHPMTEMAIFIIHIYLSVEDHCGYDLPWSTHRLIPFGICGGPSHHDLHHEKFVSNYAPYFTHWDKLFNTLAQKTTKKP, encoded by the coding sequence ATGAACTGCAGCGTTCAGGCACAACTTCCAGACTTCTCCTCCTGGGGGGAAAAGACAGAGTCAGGCTCAGTGCTACTTCAGCCAATATGGGACTTTGTTAGATCGAAAGAACATCTGGTTAGATCACCTCTCTATCCAGTTATCTTCTCGTTCACAGTCTACATGTTCTTCTGTCTCCCCTACCTAGCACTGGATGCTCTGTGCCACCAAATACCTGCTTTGAAGAAATACCAAGTACAGCCAAAGTCCAGACCTACCTTGGCTATGGTGCTTTACTGCCTGGCACACACCGTGTACAGCCATTTGGTATATATATTTCCACTGTCTGTTGCTTACTTGTGCTGGAGACCTGTGTATTTGCCACTTGTGGCCCCAAAGCTGCACCGAATTATACTGGACATCATTGCCTGTCTACTTCTATTTGACTTCCAGTATTTTGCTTGGCATCTGCTGCATCACAAGATTCCCTGGCTGTATAAGACATTTCACAAGATGCATCATAAGTACACTGCTACTTTTGTGTTGGCAACCCAATATTCCAGTGCGTGGGAGATGCTGTCTCTTGGATTCTTTGCAAATGTTAGTCCCATCTTGCTGAATTGCCATCCAATGACTGAAATGGCCATCTTCATCATCCATATCTACCTGTCTGTCGAAGATCATTGTGGCTATGACTTGCCATGGTCTACACACAGGTTAATACCATTCGGCATATGTGGTGGACCAAGTCATCATGATCTCCACCATGAAAAGTTTGTGTCCAATTATGCTCCTTATTTCACCCACTGGGACAAGCTGTTTAATACACTAGCACAGAAAACAACTAAAAAGCCTTAA